In Candidatus Flexicrinis affinis, the following are encoded in one genomic region:
- a CDS encoding FAD-dependent oxidoreductase, which produces MLTFTKPMRDAGHSDILVIGGGSAGATAAIAAARAGRSVTLVERYGFLGGISTQVLDTFYGFYTPGSEAKKVVGGVPDAIVDALMARGMALLRPNTYGAGQGITYDPETLKVVWETLAREAGVRLLYHSVVLDAITVGGRVRGVVAANKGGLVQLTADVVIDASGDADVAAASGVPFESAADGPVQSLTTTFKLINVDVARATAVKKEQLHALMADAIESGYALPRKEGSVHITPLDGVMATNMTRVGEIDATDPDQLTRAEVEGRAQAMEYARFLIDKVPGYENAALGGFSTQIGVRESRRIYGDYRLTKADVLTARQFDDAIARCGAPIEDHHAGSDTHWQYLPDGETYGIPYRCLLPKGVDGLLVVGRCLSADHDAHASVRSMGQCMAMGQAAALAAAQAVEAGCTPREVDVRQLQSSLRELGAVI; this is translated from the coding sequence ATGCTCACGTTCACCAAACCCATGCGTGACGCCGGCCACAGCGACATCCTCGTGATCGGCGGCGGATCGGCCGGGGCGACGGCAGCGATCGCCGCAGCCCGCGCGGGGCGCAGCGTCACGCTGGTCGAGCGCTACGGCTTCCTCGGCGGCATCAGCACGCAGGTGCTCGATACGTTCTACGGCTTCTACACGCCGGGCAGCGAGGCGAAGAAGGTCGTTGGCGGCGTGCCGGATGCCATCGTCGATGCGTTGATGGCGCGCGGCATGGCGCTGCTGCGCCCGAACACCTACGGCGCCGGCCAAGGCATCACCTACGATCCCGAGACGCTCAAGGTCGTGTGGGAGACGCTGGCCCGCGAGGCCGGTGTGCGCCTGCTGTATCACAGCGTCGTGCTTGACGCCATCACCGTCGGCGGGCGCGTACGCGGTGTCGTCGCGGCCAACAAAGGCGGACTGGTGCAGCTGACCGCCGACGTCGTGATCGACGCCAGCGGCGACGCCGACGTGGCCGCTGCGTCCGGCGTCCCGTTCGAAAGCGCGGCCGATGGCCCCGTACAATCGCTGACGACGACCTTCAAGCTGATCAACGTCGATGTCGCGCGCGCCACGGCCGTCAAGAAGGAACAACTTCACGCGCTGATGGCCGACGCCATCGAGTCCGGTTACGCCCTGCCGCGCAAGGAAGGCAGCGTGCACATCACCCCGCTGGACGGCGTGATGGCGACCAACATGACGCGCGTCGGCGAGATCGACGCGACCGACCCCGACCAGCTCACCCGCGCCGAGGTCGAAGGCCGCGCGCAGGCGATGGAGTACGCCCGCTTCCTGATCGACAAAGTCCCCGGCTACGAGAACGCTGCGTTGGGCGGGTTCAGCACGCAGATCGGCGTGCGCGAAAGCCGCCGCATCTACGGTGACTACCGGCTGACCAAAGCCGACGTGCTGACCGCGCGCCAATTCGACGACGCCATCGCCCGCTGCGGTGCGCCGATCGAGGACCATCACGCCGGCAGCGACACGCACTGGCAGTATCTGCCCGACGGCGAGACGTACGGCATCCCCTATCGGTGCCTGCTGCCGAAGGGTGTCGACGGACTGCTGGTGGTCGGCCGCTGCCTGTCCGCCGACCACGACGCGCACGCCTCGGTGCGCAGCATGGGGCAGTGCATGGCGATGGGTCAGGCCGCGGCGCTGGCAGCGGCGCAAGCCGTCGAGGCGGGCTGCACCCCGCGCGAAGTCGACGTCCGCCAGCTACAATCCAGCCTGCGCGAACTCGGAGCCGTGATCTGA
- a CDS encoding carbohydrate kinase family protein — MYLTIGTTTVDLFITGFGELPRFEHDEFSNIGLAWCDRPLTAAVGGNGANSAYVLAALGAHSALVSAVGADLFGTTVHGWLSERGVDLRGLIHSQAHGSATTTAVMDGKGRRISFYHPGPLHDMKPGDLSPVLLGETTTLLITGPSLLPGMRWAGYNAALHSVHGRGGRTALDIGPALGVPVTLDELTPLLPVIDVLLANDYELGIFAGTDDLDAAAQRAVDAGARLLVLKRGKEGASAYRPGQSPLHVAGFPVAATNTVGAGDTFNAGLLYALGHDRPLEAALAFGCAAASIVVERGKSVLGAPSPAEVEARLRGG, encoded by the coding sequence ATGTACCTCACGATTGGCACGACGACAGTCGACTTGTTTATCACCGGCTTCGGCGAACTGCCGCGCTTCGAGCACGACGAATTCTCGAATATCGGGCTGGCGTGGTGCGATCGGCCACTGACCGCCGCGGTCGGCGGCAACGGGGCCAACAGCGCCTACGTGCTGGCGGCGTTAGGGGCGCATTCCGCGCTGGTCAGCGCGGTTGGTGCCGACCTGTTCGGCACGACCGTCCACGGCTGGTTGAGCGAACGCGGGGTCGACCTGCGCGGGCTGATCCACAGCCAAGCCCACGGCAGCGCCACAACCACCGCTGTGATGGACGGCAAGGGCCGCCGTATCTCGTTTTATCACCCCGGCCCGCTGCACGACATGAAGCCCGGCGATCTGTCGCCGGTGCTGCTGGGCGAGACGACCACGCTGCTGATCACCGGTCCGTCGCTGCTGCCGGGCATGCGTTGGGCCGGCTATAACGCCGCGCTGCACAGCGTCCACGGGCGCGGCGGACGCACTGCGCTCGACATCGGCCCGGCGCTCGGCGTACCGGTCACGTTGGACGAGCTGACTCCGCTGCTGCCGGTCATTGACGTGCTGCTCGCCAACGATTACGAGCTCGGTATCTTCGCCGGCACGGACGATCTTGACGCCGCCGCCCAGCGCGCCGTCGACGCCGGAGCACGGCTGCTGGTGCTCAAGCGCGGCAAAGAGGGCGCCAGCGCGTATCGTCCGGGCCAGTCACCGCTGCACGTCGCCGGATTCCCGGTCGCGGCGACCAACACGGTCGGCGCAGGGGACACGTTCAACGCGGGGCTGCTCTATGCACTGGGGCATGATCGTCCGCTCGAAGCGGCGCTCGCGTTCGGCTGCGCCGCCGCGTCAATCGTGGTCGAGCGCGGCAAAAGCGTCCTCGGCGCTCCGTCGCCCGCTGAGGTCGAGGCGCGCTTGCGCGGAGGATAA
- a CDS encoding ABC transporter ATP-binding protein: MSDTFVHLHAVSAGYFQGRKPPTVVVQPFSAALPAGKLVCLIGPNGAGKSTLLRTIAGMQNPVGGRVDLRGSDIHRMTAAERARQLSVVLTQRTEVGMFTGYALVAMGRHPYTSWNGQLSAHDHAVIRESLQLVGALHLAGRPVNAMSDGERQKIMIARALAQEPDLMILDEPTAYLDLPRRVEVIALLRGLARRTGRTILMSTHDLDLALRTADQLWLIDDRGQVTTGLPEDLVLQGAFEAAFASANVEFDLETGAFKTNGMGKRPIVLQGDGVAYVWTRRALEREGYTVVSEAAAGVPRVTITQNGGHPWTLAVGGETHSADSINALMAALGASPA, from the coding sequence ATGAGTGACACCTTTGTGCACCTCCACGCGGTCAGCGCCGGCTACTTTCAAGGCCGAAAGCCGCCGACGGTCGTCGTACAGCCGTTCTCGGCCGCGCTGCCTGCCGGCAAGCTCGTCTGCCTGATCGGGCCGAACGGGGCCGGCAAGTCGACGCTGCTGCGGACCATCGCCGGCATGCAGAATCCGGTCGGTGGGCGGGTCGATCTGCGCGGCAGCGACATCCACCGCATGACAGCGGCGGAGCGCGCCCGACAGCTCAGCGTCGTGTTGACGCAGCGCACGGAGGTCGGCATGTTCACGGGCTACGCGTTGGTGGCGATGGGCCGGCATCCGTACACGTCATGGAACGGCCAGCTCAGCGCGCACGACCACGCCGTGATCCGCGAGTCGCTCCAGTTGGTCGGCGCGCTGCATCTAGCGGGCCGGCCGGTCAACGCCATGAGCGACGGCGAACGCCAGAAGATTATGATCGCGCGCGCGCTGGCGCAGGAACCCGACTTGATGATCCTCGATGAGCCGACGGCGTACCTTGACCTGCCGCGCCGCGTCGAGGTGATAGCCCTGCTGCGCGGACTGGCGCGGCGGACCGGGCGCACGATCCTCATGTCCACGCACGACCTCGACCTCGCGCTGCGCACCGCCGATCAGCTCTGGCTGATCGACGATCGCGGGCAGGTGACCACCGGCCTGCCGGAAGACCTCGTGCTGCAAGGCGCGTTCGAGGCTGCATTCGCCAGCGCCAATGTCGAATTCGACCTCGAGACCGGCGCCTTCAAGACGAACGGGATGGGCAAGCGTCCGATCGTGCTGCAAGGCGACGGCGTCGCCTACGTGTGGACGCGGCGCGCGCTTGAACGCGAGGGGTACACCGTGGTTTCCGAGGCCGCGGCGGGAGTGCCGCGCGTCACGATAACCCAAAACGGCGGGCATCCGTGGACGCTGGCTGTGGGCGGTGAAACGCACAGCGCGGACTCGATCAACGCGCTCATGGCGGCGCTCGGCGCGTCGCCCGCGTGA
- a CDS encoding iron ABC transporter permease, with product MAQQPESPESRSAPLSAAGASMPALKPVLIVALLAVLVAMLLITLAVGSVTIPLEDVVRILLGQEPARASWTRIVLDFRLPQAITAILAGAGLGIAGLLMQTFFRNPLADPFVLGVSSGASLGVALVVLTIGSVTTSFLAGLGLMGDLALAVAASAGATAVLVIVLFAARRIASGMSLLVLGLLFGYLTSAAVSLLLYFSIPERIQAYITWTFGSFTGVTWGQLIVMGPIVVGGLFAAFLLGKPLNALLLGESYAFSMGLHLMRTRFAILITTALLAGTITAFCGPIGFIGIAVPHLCRSLFNTADHHQLVPLTILVGALVALVAAFVASVPGSTIVLPLNAVTSLIGAPVVIWVVLRRQNIKESFSS from the coding sequence ATGGCGCAGCAACCCGAATCACCGGAAAGCCGGTCCGCGCCGTTGAGCGCAGCGGGCGCGTCGATGCCTGCCCTCAAGCCAGTGCTGATCGTCGCCCTGCTCGCCGTGCTGGTGGCGATGCTCCTGATCACGCTGGCGGTCGGGTCGGTGACGATCCCACTTGAGGACGTGGTGCGCATTCTGCTGGGTCAGGAACCCGCCCGCGCGTCGTGGACGCGGATTGTCCTCGACTTCCGCCTGCCACAGGCGATCACGGCCATCTTGGCGGGCGCGGGCTTGGGGATCGCCGGCCTGCTGATGCAGACGTTCTTCCGCAACCCGCTGGCCGACCCGTTCGTGTTGGGTGTCAGCTCCGGCGCGAGCCTCGGCGTGGCGCTGGTGGTCCTGACCATCGGCAGCGTCACGACCAGCTTCTTGGCCGGGCTGGGCCTGATGGGCGATCTGGCACTGGCGGTGGCGGCCTCGGCCGGGGCCACCGCGGTGCTGGTGATCGTGCTGTTCGCCGCGCGCCGCATCGCCAGCGGGATGTCGCTGCTGGTGCTGGGCCTGCTGTTCGGATACCTGACCAGCGCGGCCGTCAGCCTGCTGCTGTACTTCAGCATTCCGGAGCGGATTCAAGCGTACATCACGTGGACGTTCGGCAGCTTCACCGGCGTGACGTGGGGACAGTTGATCGTCATGGGGCCGATCGTCGTCGGCGGGCTGTTCGCTGCGTTCCTGCTCGGCAAGCCGTTGAACGCCCTGCTGCTGGGTGAGTCGTATGCGTTCAGCATGGGCCTACACCTGATGCGCACGCGCTTCGCGATCCTCATCACGACGGCGCTGCTGGCCGGCACGATCACCGCGTTCTGCGGGCCGATCGGGTTCATCGGGATCGCCGTGCCGCACCTGTGCCGCAGCCTGTTCAACACGGCGGACCATCACCAACTCGTGCCGCTGACCATACTGGTCGGCGCGCTCGTGGCGCTGGTGGCGGCCTTTGTCGCCAGCGTACCGGGCAGCACGATCGTCCTACCGCTGAACGCGGTCACATCGCTGATCGGCGCGCCGGTCGTAATCTGGGTGGTCCTGCGCCGTCAGAATATCAAGGAGTCCTTCTCATCATGA
- a CDS encoding SIS domain-containing protein, with translation MRTNIHLSVHLFAESAMQPTLAYFDAASGILARIRDTQMDAINRAADICARSIAGDALVHLFATGHSRVFVEEMFPRYGSFPGFHGIVELSLTFHNQVVGANGQRQALFIERTEGLAPAILRNFVFTEPDSFMIFSNSGVNEAVVDMAVEVKKLGLPLIAVTSIEHSSTAKPRHSSGKRLSELADVVIDNCVPPGDAVVRVPGMDDPVGPASTIAMAAITNAIKIATAERLTAQGITMPVITSSVFIGSEESTKRFDAAYDEYRRRMVRAYGGKA, from the coding sequence ATGCGGACAAACATACATTTATCCGTACATTTATTTGCGGAGTCCGCCATGCAGCCCACCCTCGCCTATTTCGACGCCGCCAGCGGCATCCTTGCGCGCATCCGCGATACGCAGATGGACGCGATCAACCGCGCGGCAGACATTTGCGCGCGCAGCATCGCCGGCGACGCGCTCGTCCACCTGTTCGCCACCGGCCACTCGCGCGTGTTCGTGGAAGAGATGTTCCCGCGCTACGGCAGTTTCCCCGGCTTTCATGGCATCGTCGAGCTCTCGCTGACTTTCCACAATCAGGTCGTCGGCGCCAACGGCCAGCGGCAGGCGCTGTTCATCGAGCGCACCGAGGGGCTGGCGCCGGCGATCCTGCGCAATTTCGTGTTCACCGAGCCGGACAGCTTCATGATTTTCTCCAACAGCGGCGTCAACGAGGCGGTCGTGGACATGGCGGTCGAGGTCAAGAAGCTCGGCCTGCCGCTGATCGCCGTCACGTCGATCGAGCACAGCAGCACCGCCAAGCCGCGCCACAGCAGCGGCAAACGCCTGAGCGAGCTGGCCGACGTCGTCATCGACAACTGCGTGCCCCCCGGCGATGCCGTCGTGCGCGTACCGGGCATGGACGATCCGGTCGGCCCGGCGTCCACCATCGCGATGGCCGCCATCACCAACGCCATCAAGATCGCCACCGCCGAGCGGCTGACCGCGCAGGGGATCACCATGCCGGTCATCACCAGCAGCGTGTTCATCGGCAGCGAGGAAAGCACCAAGCGCTTCGACGCCGCCTACGACGAATACCGCCGCCGGATGGTGCGCGCGTACGGAGGCAAGGCCTAG
- a CDS encoding shikimate dehydrogenase: MKQSAAPTMLFVGVTTGQSASMRMFPRWAQLLGLGDAQLEGVDLPLFTLPADYRAVVERVKSEPHVRGALITSHKLGMLRAGRGLIDELTTEATLSGEASCLYKRDGRLIGHATDIAASGQAMAQFVPVGHWRRGEPELLCFGAGGAAVALALNIVTVVPPDDRPNRVTIVDPRSERLESLYTIVSDLSPIGVEFTFIENGDPRRADLLVSDLAHGSLVINATGMGKDLPGSPITDAAEFPERGIAWDLNYRGDLDFLQQARAQQADRALTVTDGWDYFVLGWAEVVSRVFDVPITPDTRVKLAESAAAVR; the protein is encoded by the coding sequence GTGAAGCAGTCCGCCGCCCCGACGATGTTGTTCGTCGGCGTGACGACCGGCCAGTCGGCCAGCATGCGGATGTTTCCGCGCTGGGCGCAATTACTCGGACTGGGCGACGCGCAGCTTGAGGGCGTCGATCTGCCGTTGTTTACCCTGCCCGCCGACTACCGCGCGGTGGTCGAGCGCGTCAAATCCGAGCCGCATGTCCGCGGTGCGCTGATCACATCGCACAAGCTCGGCATGCTGCGCGCCGGTCGCGGCCTGATCGACGAACTCACGACCGAGGCCACGTTGAGCGGCGAAGCGAGCTGTCTCTACAAGCGCGACGGTCGCCTGATCGGTCACGCCACCGACATCGCCGCGTCCGGCCAGGCGATGGCGCAGTTTGTGCCTGTGGGTCACTGGCGCCGCGGCGAGCCGGAACTGCTGTGCTTTGGCGCAGGCGGCGCGGCCGTCGCGCTGGCCCTCAACATCGTCACCGTCGTCCCGCCGGACGATCGCCCGAATCGCGTCACGATCGTCGACCCGCGCAGCGAGCGGCTCGAGTCGCTGTACACCATCGTCTCCGATCTGTCGCCAATCGGCGTCGAGTTCACGTTCATCGAGAATGGCGATCCGCGCCGCGCCGACCTGCTGGTATCCGATCTGGCGCACGGATCGCTGGTGATCAACGCGACCGGTATGGGCAAAGACCTCCCCGGCTCGCCGATCACCGATGCGGCCGAGTTCCCCGAGCGCGGCATCGCGTGGGATTTGAACTATCGCGGCGATCTCGATTTTTTGCAGCAGGCGCGCGCACAGCAAGCCGACCGTGCGTTGACCGTCACCGACGGGTGGGACTACTTCGTGCTCGGTTGGGCCGAGGTCGTCAGCCGCGTCTTCGATGTGCCGATCACACCGGATACGCGGGTCAAGCTGGCCGAGTCCGCCGCCGCGGTGCGGTAG
- the recN gene encoding DNA repair protein RecN — translation MLEELRIQNFAIIDRLELSFAPGLNVITGETGAGKSIIVDAVELLLGAKADATMIRSGAERATVEGIFALRGIARGMLLPVLEREDLLADGDDIVTLYREVRANGRSLARVNGVSVNQEVLREVGDTLVDIHGQSEHLSLLNPRNHLDLLDRYADLMGMRDALQTLVDVLHKIRAEIRTLEDDKDALERRAEMLRHEIEDIESANLDPAEEGDLRAERTKLSNSEQLATLAASIITLLSGDAAEDLPGVDRMQQVAAALGKLAAIDADLQDWAEVAEGIAAQVQDLAVEMADYADAVEYNPQRLNDIEERLEVINKLKRRYNADSVAALLARATAAREALAGIENSDERLEDLRKQERDKLTHIGDLSNKISGVRKTVGKQLSKRVMRELADLRMERAQFEIGIEQHEDSDGCIVGERRLAFDATGIDKVEMLLSANPGEALRPLAKVASGGEAARIMLALKRVLTAADHTPTLIFDEVDQGIGGRIGTVVGEKLWTLTHGHQVMVVTHLPQLAGFADRHYHVKKIAQADRTSTHVTALDNDADRIGELAAMLGTIGESGMASARDILAEAHARKVAAQGAAAEG, via the coding sequence ATGCTCGAGGAGCTGCGCATCCAGAATTTCGCCATCATCGACCGGCTCGAACTCTCGTTCGCGCCGGGCTTGAACGTCATTACCGGCGAAACGGGCGCAGGCAAGTCGATCATCGTGGACGCGGTGGAACTGCTGCTTGGCGCCAAAGCCGACGCGACCATGATCCGCAGCGGCGCCGAGCGCGCGACGGTCGAAGGCATCTTTGCCCTGCGCGGCATTGCGCGCGGCATGCTGCTGCCGGTGCTCGAGCGCGAAGACCTGCTCGCCGACGGCGACGACATCGTGACGCTCTACCGCGAGGTCCGCGCCAACGGCCGTTCGCTGGCGCGCGTCAACGGCGTGAGCGTCAATCAAGAGGTGCTGCGCGAGGTCGGCGACACGTTGGTCGACATTCACGGCCAAAGCGAACACCTCTCGCTGCTCAACCCGCGCAATCATCTCGACCTGCTCGACCGTTACGCCGACCTGATGGGTATGCGCGACGCGCTCCAGACGCTGGTCGACGTGCTGCACAAAATCCGCGCCGAAATCCGCACCCTCGAGGACGACAAGGACGCGCTCGAACGGCGGGCCGAAATGCTGCGCCACGAGATCGAAGACATTGAATCGGCCAACCTTGACCCGGCCGAAGAAGGCGATCTGCGCGCCGAACGCACCAAGCTCAGCAACAGCGAGCAGTTGGCAACGCTCGCCGCATCGATCATCACGCTGCTCAGCGGCGACGCCGCCGAGGATCTGCCCGGCGTCGACCGCATGCAGCAGGTCGCGGCGGCGCTCGGCAAGCTGGCGGCTATCGATGCGGATTTGCAGGACTGGGCGGAGGTCGCGGAAGGCATCGCGGCGCAGGTGCAGGACCTCGCCGTCGAGATGGCCGACTATGCCGACGCCGTCGAATACAATCCGCAGCGCCTCAACGACATCGAGGAACGCCTCGAGGTCATCAACAAGCTCAAGCGGCGCTACAACGCCGACTCGGTCGCGGCGCTGTTGGCCCGCGCCACCGCCGCCCGTGAAGCCCTCGCCGGCATCGAAAACAGCGACGAGCGCCTCGAAGACCTGCGAAAGCAGGAACGCGACAAGCTGACGCACATCGGCGACCTCTCCAACAAGATTAGCGGCGTGCGCAAGACGGTCGGCAAGCAGCTTTCCAAGCGCGTCATGCGCGAGCTGGCCGACCTGCGCATGGAGCGCGCCCAATTCGAAATCGGGATCGAGCAGCACGAGGACTCCGACGGGTGCATCGTCGGGGAACGTCGGCTCGCGTTCGACGCCACCGGCATCGACAAGGTCGAAATGCTGCTCAGCGCGAACCCGGGCGAGGCGCTGCGTCCGCTGGCCAAAGTCGCCAGCGGCGGCGAAGCGGCGCGCATCATGCTGGCCCTCAAGCGCGTGCTCACCGCCGCCGACCACACCCCGACGCTGATCTTCGACGAGGTCGATCAAGGCATCGGCGGGCGCATCGGCACGGTCGTCGGCGAAAAACTCTGGACGCTCACGCACGGGCATCAGGTGATGGTCGTCACGCATCTGCCGCAGCTTGCCGGCTTTGCCGACCGGCACTATCACGTCAAGAAGATCGCCCAAGCCGACCGCACCAGCACGCACGTCACCGCGCTCGACAACGACGCCGACCGCATCGGCGAACTGGCCGCCATGCTCGGCACTATCGGCGAAAGCGGCATGGCCTCCGCCCGCGATATCCTCGCCGAAGCCCACGCCCGCAAGGTCGCCGCGCAAGGCGCCGCCGCCGAAGGGTAA
- a CDS encoding ABC transporter substrate-binding protein yields MNTVRRVLLVIGLIAVLAVGASAQGAAAEANLVDACVEEYDPAVDYFPAKVEVEYAENFSVEYFNNYKVVTMLPWPGAETPQTYVLVQCGTPAPEDFEDAVTVEIPVQSFVAMTTTILPHLEAQGMLDRLIGVDTTLFTSNETVLEMTASGDVVEIGGGGSGGDINMELLLGLEPGLVMAQEFFAGGTTLEQLQNAGITAVLNADYADTSPLGQAEWGKYVALFFNTEAEASDAFSGVAERYAALKAMTADIVERPTAIAASPFSGTWYMPGGASTIAQLIADAGADFLFADQPGTSVPLDFEVVFERGAEAEFWVNANQFWATTEQMLADDSRYEAFAAVANGNVWNNNKRMNVNGGSDYFESGAANPDVILADLIAIFHPDLLPDHELVYYQRLGAAE; encoded by the coding sequence ATGAATACCGTACGTCGCGTTTTGCTCGTGATCGGCTTGATTGCCGTGCTGGCCGTCGGCGCGTCCGCGCAAGGGGCAGCCGCTGAAGCAAACCTCGTTGACGCCTGCGTCGAGGAATACGACCCGGCGGTCGACTATTTCCCGGCCAAGGTCGAGGTCGAATACGCCGAGAACTTCTCAGTCGAATACTTCAACAACTACAAAGTTGTCACCATGCTGCCGTGGCCGGGCGCGGAGACGCCGCAGACCTACGTACTCGTGCAGTGCGGCACGCCCGCCCCGGAGGACTTCGAGGACGCCGTGACCGTCGAGATCCCGGTGCAGAGCTTCGTCGCCATGACGACCACCATCCTGCCACATCTCGAGGCTCAAGGCATGCTCGACCGGCTGATCGGCGTCGACACCACGCTGTTCACCAGCAACGAGACCGTGCTGGAGATGACCGCTTCCGGCGACGTCGTGGAGATCGGCGGCGGCGGAAGCGGCGGCGACATCAACATGGAGCTGCTGCTGGGCCTTGAGCCGGGCCTTGTGATGGCGCAGGAATTCTTCGCCGGCGGCACGACTCTCGAACAGCTTCAGAACGCCGGCATCACGGCGGTCTTGAACGCCGACTACGCCGACACCTCGCCGCTCGGGCAGGCCGAGTGGGGCAAGTACGTCGCGCTGTTCTTCAACACCGAGGCCGAAGCGTCCGACGCGTTCTCCGGCGTGGCTGAACGCTATGCGGCGCTAAAGGCCATGACGGCCGACATCGTGGAGCGCCCGACCGCCATCGCCGCCAGCCCGTTCAGCGGGACGTGGTACATGCCGGGCGGCGCCAGCACCATCGCGCAGTTAATCGCCGACGCCGGCGCCGACTTTCTGTTCGCCGATCAGCCCGGCACCAGCGTGCCGCTCGATTTCGAAGTGGTGTTCGAGCGCGGCGCGGAGGCCGAATTCTGGGTCAACGCCAATCAGTTCTGGGCGACCACCGAGCAAATGCTCGCGGATGACTCGCGGTATGAGGCGTTTGCCGCCGTCGCCAACGGCAACGTGTGGAACAACAACAAGCGGATGAACGTCAACGGCGGCAGCGACTACTTCGAGAGCGGCGCGGCCAACCCGGACGTCATCCTCGCCGACCTGATCGCCATCTTCCACCCCGATCTGCTGCCCGATCACGAGCTGGTGTACTACCAGCGGCTCGGTGCGGCAGAGTAG
- a CDS encoding phosphotriesterase encodes MSIIRTVLGDIAPADLGICLPHEHVYGQPPPQYAEPDLILDDEAGVIAELRGYYAANGRALVEMTTPDYGRNAAAMQRIARASHVHIIAATGYNKERFSAPFLESADVEILAARFAAEVQHGMDGTDAPAGVIKASSTLNAISPLAEKLFAAAALAHHRTGAPISTHTEAGTMALEQVDLLTRAGVPPDRIIIGHTDRNPDFALHTALAQRGVFLGYDQIGKAKYHPDSLRADLVARMVDAGFGGQILLAGDRARKSNWAAHGGQGFAHVLMSFVPLLRARGLEDAQIDALLIANPARALAFEPKG; translated from the coding sequence GTGTCGATCATCCGCACCGTCTTGGGGGACATCGCGCCGGCAGACCTCGGGATCTGCCTGCCGCACGAGCACGTCTACGGTCAGCCACCGCCACAGTACGCCGAGCCCGACCTGATTCTTGACGACGAGGCCGGCGTGATCGCCGAACTGCGCGGGTATTACGCCGCCAACGGGCGCGCGCTGGTCGAGATGACCACGCCGGACTACGGCCGCAACGCCGCCGCCATGCAGCGCATCGCCCGCGCGAGCCACGTCCACATCATCGCGGCGACCGGCTATAACAAAGAGAGGTTCTCCGCGCCGTTCCTCGAATCCGCCGATGTCGAAATCCTTGCCGCGCGCTTCGCGGCCGAGGTGCAGCACGGCATGGACGGCACCGATGCCCCCGCTGGCGTCATCAAAGCATCGTCCACGCTCAACGCGATCTCGCCGCTGGCCGAAAAACTGTTCGCTGCCGCGGCCCTCGCGCATCACCGCACCGGCGCGCCGATCTCGACACACACCGAGGCCGGCACGATGGCGCTCGAACAGGTCGATCTGCTCACCCGCGCCGGTGTGCCGCCCGACCGCATCATCATCGGCCACACCGACCGCAATCCGGACTTCGCGCTGCACACCGCGCTCGCCCAACGCGGCGTGTTCCTCGGCTACGACCAGATCGGCAAAGCGAAGTATCACCCCGACAGCCTGCGCGCCGACCTCGTCGCCCGCATGGTCGACGCCGGATTCGGCGGTCAGATCCTCCTTGCCGGCGACCGCGCCCGCAAATCCAACTGGGCCGCCCACGGCGGTCAAGGCTTCGCCCACGTGCTGATGTCGTTCGTGCCGCTGCTCCGCGCGCGCGGCCTCGAAGACGCCCAGATCGACGCGCTGCTCATCGCCAATCCGGCCCGCGCGCTCGCCTTCGAACCGAAGGGATAG